From one Microbacterium sp. 10M-3C3 genomic stretch:
- a CDS encoding LLM class flavin-dependent oxidoreductase translates to MRRLGTIFSPYPHPPEDLRDAVVAAEAAGLAELWMWEDCFRQSAYAVAGAALAWTERLRIGVGISPLPLRNIAATAMEIATLERMFPGRLLPGLGHGVQSWMAQVGARPASPLTLMTEHLPALRALLAGERVSTEGRYVRLRDVALDWPPASAPRVYAAAEGPRTLRLAGAVADGVVLDSRHTPDELAAMIALVRDGRAEAGREGSADVVAYVVTAFGDDAAARAAAALGDAASREDASERALAGSRDAVAEQAEAFYAAGVDDLVLLPTPDAVLAPFFTAAAEVARRVGAQGVGA, encoded by the coding sequence ATGCGCCGCCTCGGAACGATCTTCAGTCCGTATCCGCATCCGCCCGAGGACCTGCGTGACGCGGTCGTCGCCGCCGAGGCGGCGGGCCTGGCCGAGCTGTGGATGTGGGAGGACTGCTTCCGCCAGTCGGCCTACGCCGTCGCCGGCGCCGCGCTCGCGTGGACCGAACGGCTGCGCATCGGCGTCGGCATCTCGCCGCTGCCGCTGCGCAACATCGCCGCCACGGCGATGGAGATCGCGACCCTCGAGCGCATGTTCCCGGGGCGGCTACTGCCGGGCCTCGGCCACGGCGTGCAGTCGTGGATGGCGCAGGTGGGCGCGCGCCCGGCGTCTCCGCTGACCCTCATGACCGAGCACCTTCCGGCCCTGCGCGCCCTGCTGGCCGGCGAGCGCGTGTCGACGGAGGGCCGCTACGTCCGGCTGCGCGACGTCGCGCTGGACTGGCCCCCGGCCTCCGCGCCGCGCGTGTACGCCGCGGCGGAAGGGCCGCGCACGCTGCGGCTGGCCGGCGCCGTGGCCGACGGCGTCGTGCTCGACAGCCGGCACACCCCCGACGAGCTCGCCGCGATGATCGCCCTCGTCCGCGACGGCCGGGCTGAGGCGGGGCGCGAGGGCTCCGCCGACGTCGTCGCATACGTCGTGACCGCCTTCGGGGACGACGCGGCAGCGCGCGCCGCGGCAGCGCTCGGCGACGCCGCGTCCCGCGAGGACGCGTCGGAGCGCGCGCTGGCGGGATCGCGGGACGCGGTCGCGGAGCAGGCGGAAGCCTTCTATGCGGCGGGGGTCGACGACCTCGTGCTGCTGCCGACTCCCGACGCCGTCCTCGCCCCGTTCTTCACCGCGGCTGCCGAGGTCGCCCGCCGCGTCGGCGCGCAGGGGGTCGGCGCGTGA
- a CDS encoding LLM class flavin-dependent oxidoreductase, whose protein sequence is MTGAMSIGVAGALGPDAIADIAADVERLGFSALWVNDTPDGDAVAALAAAAAATERLVLATGVVPVDRVDPDTLARRAAALPPERSIIGIGSGAAREGALGRVADAVARLRGGGVRRVYVGALGPRMRRLGAERADGVLLNWVTPARAAEQRSELREVAEGARLAVYVRTALDDAARPRLAVEAARYASYPNYAAHFARSGTTAIQTAFDGVEALRSGLDAYRRSADEVVLRAITPTDDAAAYRDFVERAARETFA, encoded by the coding sequence GTGACCGGCGCGATGTCGATCGGCGTCGCCGGCGCGCTCGGACCCGACGCGATCGCAGACATCGCCGCAGACGTCGAACGCCTCGGCTTCTCGGCCCTGTGGGTCAACGACACGCCCGACGGCGACGCAGTGGCGGCCCTCGCCGCCGCCGCTGCCGCGACCGAGCGGCTCGTGCTCGCGACCGGCGTCGTGCCGGTGGACCGCGTCGACCCCGACACGCTCGCCCGCCGGGCCGCAGCGCTGCCGCCCGAGCGGTCGATCATCGGGATCGGGTCCGGCGCCGCGCGCGAGGGCGCCCTGGGGCGGGTCGCGGACGCCGTGGCCCGGCTGCGCGGGGGCGGCGTCCGCCGCGTGTACGTCGGCGCCCTCGGGCCCCGGATGCGGCGGCTCGGCGCCGAGCGGGCCGACGGCGTGCTGCTGAACTGGGTGACCCCGGCGCGCGCCGCGGAGCAGCGATCCGAGCTCCGCGAGGTTGCGGAGGGCGCCCGGCTGGCGGTGTACGTGCGCACGGCGCTCGACGATGCGGCACGTCCCCGGCTCGCCGTCGAGGCCGCCCGGTACGCGTCGTATCCGAACTACGCCGCCCATTTCGCGCGGTCCGGCACGACCGCGATCCAGACGGCGTTCGACGGCGTCGAGGCGCTGCGATCCGGGCTCGACGCGTATCGGCGGTCGGCGGACGAGGTCGTGCTGCGCGCCATCACGCCGACCGACGACGCCGCGGCGTACCGCGACTTCGTCGAGCGCGCGGCCCGCGAGACGTTCGCATGA
- a CDS encoding DUF6157 family protein, with amino-acid sequence MHTTDYVSTFIEVAEDCPAATAQVPPATDSPTIARLHWELISARPYALTSDDVVFETHARRAGIAPQERERARAEFFSKGQPCLRSSPLGKRYGWGVHADADGRVALVPVESADYARLRDDPALAHTRAMRSRRA; translated from the coding sequence ATGCACACCACCGACTATGTGAGCACCTTCATCGAGGTCGCCGAGGACTGCCCGGCCGCGACGGCCCAGGTCCCGCCCGCGACCGATTCGCCGACGATCGCGCGCCTGCACTGGGAGCTGATCAGCGCCCGGCCGTACGCGCTCACGAGCGACGACGTCGTGTTCGAGACGCACGCGCGCCGTGCCGGCATCGCTCCCCAGGAGCGGGAGCGGGCGCGCGCCGAGTTCTTCTCCAAAGGGCAGCCGTGCCTGCGTTCGTCGCCGCTCGGCAAGCGGTACGGGTGGGGTGTGCACGCGGATGCCGACGGCCGCGTGGCCCTCGTACCCGTGGAGTCGGCGGACTACGCGCGGCTGCGCGACGATCCGGCGCTCGCCCACACGCGGGCGATGCGCTCCCGGCGCGCGTGA